From the Clupea harengus unplaced genomic scaffold, Ch_v2.0.2, whole genome shotgun sequence genome, the window CGTAGCCAGCATCGGCTAGACGGGGCATACTGGAGGCCACTGAGGACAACAGTCTCACCAGGGCCCTCATGTGCTGCCTCAGGTTGCTGAAGTACGGTTCAGCACAGAACGTCACAAGGCCCATTTTGGTTAAGAGTTCACAGTGCCTAGTTTCATCTACTACCAAAAACACCTGGGAGAACTTATCCCTGTTCTCCCACAGCTGCCGCCTAAAGAGATCCTGGACGTCCAGGATAGGAAGTTCAGAGGCAACTTTCTCCTGGAAGTCACAAGAGGAAGACGTCTCTTCCACAAACTGCTGCATGTCGCAGGCCAGGGGCTGCAGGAGGACACCCATGTACGGCCGACTGCTGGCCTTGAGCTTCTCTGCAGCTGCAGCATCAAGCTCAGCCTCCTGCTGACTGGCTCTGCTGCTGCCCTCTCCAATAGCCAGCAGGCTGATCTCAGGGTCTCCAGGCCAGTATGATATCCGACTGACCCCagctgaaagaaaacaaaagaaagcaaGTCAGCATTACAGTTCTTGAATGAGGTCATCTCTTTAAAGCCACCACACAAAACTTATTTAAAATTGTAAAGATGAATGATGTTAATATGCTGGACCATATTTCAGTCATGGTCTTAAAGCACTAATTGCTTTAAATGTCTCACACCATTGATGATCATCTTGAGGCAGGTGGAGCAGGGCTTCCTGGAAAAGTACAAGTCACAGCTGGCGAGGCGGGGTCCATGCCTGACCACTGCTACCTGCCCAGCATGGAGCTCTGAGCTGGAGCAGTGAAGGCCCAGAATCCTCCTCTCTCGGACCACCACCAAACCAGTTCCTCGTGTCTGAAATTATACAGCAATCGTACCACACCTtcttaacacatacacaatacatttgCTATTGTGTTCTGTCCTTTTCCTTCCGTCCCAGGCATTGCTCCAGGGCATTTCTAAGGCATCAGGACTGGAATAGAACTAGTATGATAATTAATAGTTTTGAGGTAATCAAAATCAGGATAAACTGGGCCAAGGCTTGTCAAAAGAACATGGTTGTAATTTAAAATGCTGCATGTGTTTTAACACCTGAAGAATAACCAATGATCGAAAgtaaaaagaaatatatttCTATCCAATAGTACTTAAGGATAAGGGCCGATATGTCAGATGTCTTGACCTAGACTCATGATAGCTTGACAATAAAATAAGAATATTGAGGTAGACTTCATTCGTTGTCATAGCTCCTACTTACAGGTTCATTTTCGCTCTTGAACACAACCCTCTTCCGAGGAAATAGTTCCATCCATAGGCTCAACAACGTGTAAAGGTTAACTTTGGATAATCGAGGTCCATGgcctgaaaaataaatgcaattCTTAATATGCCAGGTACttttcagtctgtctctttttGTCAGATCATTGTAAAGGAAGTGTCCGGCGGTGTTCCACTTTAACTGGTTATCATGTTGACTGGTGATGTCTGCTTACTTGTTCACTTGTGTTATCTCCTTCTGTTGCAGAAGGGCTGCAGATtggtcaatcaatcaatcaatcaatcaatcaaacctTTATTACAGATTCAGGGTCCAAGAGATCATCTGCATACATAGTATGGTTTACTGGAATATTACCATTTATGCACCCAGTATTTACTGCTTGGACAGATCATCAATATGAAGATGAAAACGAATTGGGGGCAAAATCCGCCTTCTTTGACACCATTGCTTACCCCTAATGTGGCTGAGACACTATTGCCCCATTTAACTTGCAGTCTGGTGCATACCAGTAAGCCAGAATTCTCACAATGTATTTGGGTACCCCTCTTTGATTTAATTTAAGAAACAACGTTCTATCATTAATACGATCAAAGGCTTTGGAAGCATCAAGAACTGATGGGATTTTACTTCTATACTTGATTATAATTTCCTTAAAGGAAATTCAAAGTTCGAAGTCAAATCCGATGCTCCACTTTGTTGTTCAATGAAGGCAAATTTTGTAGCGTGCAGGGGTGTAGcagtgtttccgtgtgtgtgtgtgatgtaattaGTCCCAGAATGCAGTGTGAATGTTAACGTGTAATTTGTAAATCATGTTTTGTGTCTCATGTTGGTGTGCATTGCTGTTTTTCGAACAATTGAAAAAAcaggttggatgccaattaAACCAAACATACTTGACTGACCAAATAAACCTGATAAACCATGAATGCATTAAATGTAAAGATAGAAGCAAGAGAGTAAAATTGTTAGTTAGAGACCATAAAATGGTtggttaaataatataataccaatttccatacatttccaCCAACCAATCCAATGGTATTGTCCTGTGGCTCAAGTAATCCTTTGGTTGTCTGTTTGCAGGAGAATAGCGCAGAGGTGTCCTGTAAGCTGATCTAAAGTGAAAACTTTTCAAATAATACAACTATGGCAAGTACCTGAGCTTGCAATGAAACCATGAGCAGACTGCTGCCCACACCACAAGGATCAATTAGAGACCAAAAATGAATATACtctacattcatatacatttgcacataactAGGAAGTCACAGACTGCCTTAGGTTATCTTTGTGTCAATGGGAGAGGTTGTAGCAAGCAGCCAGTTGATAAAAGAATACAGTACTATCTGGCAGTCCTCAAAACCGATGAGCAAAAGGCCAGCAAACTTCTAACTTTGCCCCCAGTGGGTTTTCAGTGGTCCATTTGCCTTTTGAAATCTGGGAATAGGCTTTATTGCCATACTAAATAGACTATATCGGCATGGATTAAAAAAAACCAGGACGAATTGGAAACCTGGACAAATGGACAAACAAATGGACAAACTAGGTTACCAGGTTGACCTTACATCTTCAGCTTCGCGTTTATGGTTAGGATAGGGCCCATAGGAGCGTAGTTCACAACACAACCAAGTCAGTTAGGTCTTTGAGCGTCACCAGTTAACATGATAACCAATCTAACTGTGACACCGGACAGATAATAATGACATTCCGCGCACATACAATATCGCCTCAAATTTAGCAAAAAATATCGTTCAACAATAATTACAATGCAATACGCTACAAGGTGAAATGGGTTGTTATAACAAAACAAATCTATCATACACGTACTGTACCCTACATCGTTGCTAGTTTGACTAGCGCAAAGTCTAACCTTGCACTTTGGGGTCGGTCTGTGAACTGGCTTCCTTTACATGGCAGCTGTCCTCAGTGGTTCGCTCAGTGACGCATTTTTTGTCCGAATCACTTCGTATCTCAGCAATATCTGTTGCTTCCATTCAATCTTTTACCGAGTGTTTATTGTGTCATCTGTCAGATTAACAGCTGATATTGTATGTCCCCAGCTGATCCACCCTCTTCCTATATCGCATTACGTAGGAAAAAATGGGCGGTCTTATTGCAGGCCCTACTGTCTTGTTATTGTCCAGCGCTAGGGGGCtggagtttttttattttttttttattgtttgtttgcttgcttgcaaTCCTGTTTGTCAGTGCAGTTACAGTCAGAACACTGTCAAAATGTATGACACTCCTTTTGACAAATGTCTTGTTAGACAAATAACTCAAAGTAGCCTTTTTCCTTATAGTTTGCTTCTCAGAGCAATATTTTAGCACCTTTAAGTTCAAGGATATTCTGGCTAGATACTTTGAAATAGGGCTCTGTAAAATCCCTAGTGCTCCTTAATATGTTTCTCCCACATCACTGTACCCTAaaagactgctaccatccagccttcagactttttaccccactgctttctgtcaggcggtaccgtagcatccggtcttcttcccgagggccatcaggctgctaaatggacattgatacaCTATTGCCACTTTCGCACTCGTCactttacatacactgtcactttcaacttactgtttgcactagtattgtatcagaaatattgcactacctgtaactcccACATAgattattatatgtgtattatatgttatatatacagtatatatgttagtattatatgtatagatTATTATAGGTTTAgcatactgtattgtatatttatcttgtatatgtAAGGTTATTAGATGTTAtcattatatgtataggttattatatgtttaacacgtgtaaattatgttcagagtacttgtacagagtgtatgtcatgttatgttatactatgttatgttatgttatgtaatGGTAGGTTGTTGCAGCACTATGGCCCTGCCGATGGAATATAATTATTGTGCCTGCTAGGTTTCACTGTACTAGGTCTTAGAATTGCACAGAGAGCAATGTCACGTGAACCATAATTCTATTGAATACGGTCACAAGAACCATAATTACAGATCTGGCAGTGGAGCCAAACAGCCTCTTTGTGAGGCAACTGGCATCTGACAATTTTACAGATTTACACTTACATTACGGGAAGAAATCAGATCAGTAGGATCATAGTTGTCTTCTCAGTTTAGCTCTTGGCTAAATCATCTTAGTGGGTAAATTAAATTAAGCCTGAAGGATGGCCATGCTCATTGTCTTATTGTCAGGTTTTCTCCACCTGCTGGAAAAATATTGTATATGAAATATTACATTGCATTCTTAGGCTCTGACAGCAAAATACTGATATTAGTTTAATGAGACTGCCAGTCAATCTGGATATTTAAGGAGACAAGGCGCTGCAAGTAAATAAGTAAGCAAAGCAGTTAAAGAGGCATTACAAGGTTCTTGATTAAGAACACAAAAGTAGGCCCACACAGTGAAGACCAAAtatcatcaaaattaatttaggGGATTTATAAAAACTAGCCACCTACAAAACACAGACCTTCCttgaaaacagtaaaaaaaaaactgcataatGTTACTACACAAAGGATTGACAGGTATTCCTGATAGGCTTGAAGTTTCTTACAATAGTCAGAAGTAAAAGCTTCTTACAATAATCTGGCAGAataacaggaaagagagaggcttTAACCAAAGAGAGGGGTGACGTTTGGAGAATGAAAGGAACAATTATATTACAATTCCACGTAAGGCTTGTGTGTTTAAACATTGTAAGCCAGACAAAGAACACGTTCTATTGAacactgtctgtgtctttatAGAATGGATGATGGCAGCTAGGACATTTTGGCTCTGAAATTCAGGTATCAGGAACTCAAGGTCTGACCAAGTCTACAGCCCTACTCAGAGCTGGTTGTGATATGAACAAACATATTCAAAATACAGAATGGTTCCATACTTCGGGACAGCAGATGGCAGTAATGATCTACATGCGTTTACTAAGGTCCAATAAAATCAGTCGaaggaaataaaacaaaaacgaaGCTCCCAGTAATAGGCCGCAACatgaaccacgaaaagtcctttagaaaacgaatcccgctccacaggcgcgcatctacacaatctttagctcataaaaaagaacgagtcgtgcttagctaccaaaaaaaagttcgtcgctgactttccagtcaatttttggtgcgtctatgttttatgccgaactagtttcttcagagcgcacaaggatcttggtcgcgagtgctggcacttttcgacacgtgatcatgctacaccaataaggtagctgctttttgtcaacagagttgcaagatggcgtccaccatgccttcgtcgtgcagtacggaagacgaagaaaatacaccggaatgtcttaataaatcaaaaaacaaacattgttttatgcatattacttcagtcaagcacgaggaggtacattatttcaccactacacgatggaatacatacaggacaagcctacaaacgtggctcgggttggagggtgagtctcgagacatggctgagaacttcaaacactgtgttgatgtggagtttgaaaatattcccgaggatgcatgggccagctgaggaaggccttaattgaactggtgaaagccaatgaaggccttgatgcttcaaactacaggtaactgcaatgcatttttctctcaagtcttattatttgtcatgtgcaagtccagctttacacaacatgtgtgtgacaggcctgagaaactgtttttaagtcttgctgtttgcacagacatgtaccagt encodes:
- the cdadc1 gene encoding cytidine and dCMP deaminase domain-containing protein 1; this encodes MEATDIAEIRSDSDKKCVTERTTEDSCHVKEASSQTDPKVQGHGPRLSKVNLYTLLSLWMELFPRKRVVFKSENEPTRGTGLVVVRERRILGLHCSSSELHAGQVAVVRHGPRLASCDLYFSRKPCSTCLKMIINAGVSRISYWPGDPEISLLAIGEGSSRASQQEAELDAAAAEKLKASSRPYMGVLLQPLACDMQQFVEETSSSCDFQEKVASELPILDVQDLFRRQLWENRDKFSQVFLVVDETRHCELLTKMGLVTFCAEPYFSNLRQHMRALVRLLSSVASSMPRLADAGYGFYLKGSSGPVSTPPLSQDVIRHCIIQAKLLAYRTEDPKVGVGAVIWAEGQLGLCDGTGRLHLVGCGYNAYPVGSEYGEYPQMDDKQEDRQSRKYRYIIHAEQNALTFRSAEIKEEENTMLFVTKCPCDECVPLIRGAGIQQIYTTDLDSGKNKNDISYLRFDSLQGVQKFTVSPSVVELQSKYK